The genomic interval ACGAGGGCACGTTCTCGCTCTGTACGTTCAATTACGTCGACGCCCTGGCCCGGGCCGGCCGCCTCGACGAGGCACGGCTGATCTTCGAGAAGATGCTCACCTACGCCAATCACGTGGGTCTGTTCTCCGAGGAGATCGGCCGGACCGGTCAGCAACTCGGCAACTTCCCGCAGGCCTTCACGCACCTGGCTCTGATCGACGCGGCCATCACGCTCGACGCCGCGCTGGATCGCGCGGGGTCCAACCGCCGGTACGCCACGGTAGGCATTCCGGCCGCGCGCAGGGCGGCGGACACGGCGGCGACCTGAGCTGCGGACGGCTAAGGCAGGCGTTCGCCGGTCTCGTCGTGGGTGCGGGCGAGCCGGCGGTCGATGGCGACGGCGATCGCCGGGTACACCAGCACCGACAACACGCCCGCGCCCACCAGTGCGGCCGCGTTCTCGGGCCGCATCTCGCCGGTCTCGAGTCCGATCTCACTCAGCGCGACGAGCAGCGGCAACGCCGTCGACACCACGAAGACGAGTTCGAGCCGTCGCTGCCAGGGCAACGCAGTTCGGTACACCGCCAGCGTCGGCAGGCCGCGCACGAGGAGCAGCAGGAGGAAGAACAGGAACAGCCGCCCAGGTGCGTGGATGATCGACTCCAGGTCGAGACCCATCCCAGAGGACACGAAGAAGATGGGAATGAAGAAGCCGTAGCCGACGGCATCGAGCTTGCGGTCCAGCCCCTCGGCGTTCCCGGGCGCCCACCGATGCAGGACGACTCCCGCCACGAAGGCCCCCAGGACGGAGTCGAGCCCGAAGTCACTGGCGATCACGAGCAGGAGCAGCAACATCGCGACCGTCCACCGCAGCGTGGTCTGCGACGTCGCGTCCTCCCCCTCCGACAGGATCCGCGCGACCCGGCCGCCCCGCCCCAATCTGGGCGCCAGACTCAGCAGGAGCCCGAGGACGCCCACCCCGACCAGCGAGATCAGCCCGATGAACCGGCCGTGCGATCCGAGGAAGATCGCGATGGCCACAACCGGCAGGAACTCCCCGACCGCGCCGGCGGTCAGGGCGTAGGAGCTGAACGACCCACGCAGCATGTTGTTGTCGCGCAGGATCGGCAACAGCGTTCCCAGCGCCGTCGTCGTCAGGCCGAGCGCGACCGGCACGAACGCTCGCACGAGCCCCAGCGCCGCGAGTGCCGCGACGACCCCGATGGCCAGCACCACGGTGACCCCCCACCCGACGACAGCGAGCTTGCCGGCCCGCTGCCGGAAGATCGCCAGGTCGAGCTCATAGCCCGCCATCAGGAACAGGAACCCCAGACCGACGTTCGAGAGCAGGACGATGCTGCCCGGGTCGGCCAGATCGAGCACGTGCGGCCCGACCACCACGCCGCCGAGAATGAGGATCACCACCTGCGGAATCCGCATCCCGCCGAGTAGGCCGACGATCACAGGCGTTATGGCCGCCACCAACGCGACGATGAACAAGCTGGTCAGTCCCAGACCGAGGTCAGTGTCCATCCCACCAGCCTCACTGCCCGTCCGTACCGGAAACCTCACCCGGCCCGGACGATCCTCACCCGTCACGACCCCTCACGATCCGTGACGGGGCTGGACCTCGGACGGGTCGATCGGTCGGCCGGGTGGACCACGCGGTCCACCCGGCCTCTCTACTGGGCGACCTTGAACAGCTCGTCGAGTTGCGTATTGAGCTTCGTCAACGAGCTGACCGGTGAGCTGCCGATGTAGACGGCGTCGAAACGTGGCGCCATCAGCGCCGCGATGTCGGCCGCGTTCGTCGTGACCGGGAACAGGAAGGTCGTCCTGTCCACGACCTGCCGGGTGAACGGGGTGACGTCGAGCTTGCGTTCGGACTTGTTGAAGGCGATCGCCAGCTGGGTGCCGGCCGGCCGGGCCGGGAAGACAACGCCGGACTGGCCGATGATGTTCTGGCACTCCGCCCCGGACAGGAACGCGACCCACTTGGCGGCGTTCTCGGGCTGCTTCGACAGTGTGGTGACCGAGTCGGCGAGGCCGTTGAACATCGACGCACGCTTGCCACTCGGTCCGATCGGGGTCGGCGCCAGCCCGATGTCCAGCTTCTTGCCGGCGGAGTCGGTGAGCTTGGTG from Kribbella sp. NBC_00709 carries:
- a CDS encoding cation:proton antiporter — its product is MDTDLGLGLTSLFIVALVAAITPVIVGLLGGMRIPQVVILILGGVVVGPHVLDLADPGSIVLLSNVGLGFLFLMAGYELDLAIFRQRAGKLAVVGWGVTVVLAIGVVAALAALGLVRAFVPVALGLTTTALGTLLPILRDNNMLRGSFSSYALTAGAVGEFLPVVAIAIFLGSHGRFIGLISLVGVGVLGLLLSLAPRLGRGGRVARILSEGEDATSQTTLRWTVAMLLLLLVIASDFGLDSVLGAFVAGVVLHRWAPGNAEGLDRKLDAVGYGFFIPIFFVSSGMGLDLESIIHAPGRLFLFFLLLLLVRGLPTLAVYRTALPWQRRLELVFVVSTALPLLVALSEIGLETGEMRPENAAALVGAGVLSVLVYPAIAVAIDRRLARTHDETGERLP